Sequence from the Amaranthus tricolor cultivar Red isolate AtriRed21 chromosome 1, ASM2621246v1, whole genome shotgun sequence genome:
TTAGAGGTGGATATTTAAAAACAGAGTCCAAGTTAGAAAGCGAATATGATTTAAGAATTGGAGTTTCATGCTGTAAAGAAAGTGAAATATCCTTGATAAGAGTTGAAAGGATGAAGACTCACCCAATAACCTCCCAAAAACCTATCCTATCCCCCCCACTTTAAAGCTAATATGAGGCAAACTTTTAGGAGATAGCTGAGAAGAAATTGATTTCGAGGGGCTGAAAAAGGAGAAGTTAGAGGTTGCAGGAGCTTCCAACTAATTTGATGGAGACCCAAAAATACTTCTGATGAGTTGATGACACAGATTGTTCAGTTCTCTCGAAAATCTTCATAGCCAATTGCCTAACAAAAGCACATTTTTTGACTCCATATCTCCTATTCCCAGGCCCCCATGTTCAATCAGTTCTTTTCACAGTATCCTAATGCAccaattgatcctttttcaccTCTACACAATCCCCCCGACGAAGTCTCGCATTATTTTCTCCAACAACCTCATGGTAGCAATCGAGGCTTTATAAAGATTAAAGAAATATATGGGGATGTTTCTCGGACAAGATTTAACAATTGAAATCCTACCTCCCAATGAGAAAGTTGCTTTTTTCCATCCATCAAGTCGTTTTTATCACATGATGGTTCTTGTCTCTGGACTAATAGTAAATTATATGTATAACTTCAACCATTCGATcaacttataatatttcttCTAACACTAGTGACCTTCTATAAAAAATCTCTTAAATTAGCCTTTATTTCCAAACTTTTTCCTTAAATTCAATGTCTTAGAATTGATATCTATACATAAAAGGCCTAAAATTGTGTGGGGCACAACAAGAAATCTCTTTTAACCAAAGATAGCCTCAGATATGACTCATTTAAGTTTAGCTTTTATCCTAACATAAAAATCATACATCCTCGATACAATCATAACATCCTCGATACCACAAGTAGAGTTTCCCAATTCTCAAATAAGAAAATACTCAAGATATCTATAATTCTTCTTCAATTAGAGATCTCACTTTCATGATGACAAAATTTCAGTTTAGTTCTTCCACACCATTTAGCATCAACATTTTGTACTAACAATAATGATAGAATTTAaacttaaacatatataaaCTTTCACAAGACACTTTCTTACCTAAATTTTTGAAGTAATCACACTCCtcaaatctaaacaacaaagtATAAGACCTTGAGATTATTCTTGAAAAAATCCAGATTGTATCAACCAAATCCTTTACATGATAATCTATTATATTTCGTATCTCATAGTATAGTCTAACTTACTTTATAAAGAAACTTAATATCAATAGACTCTCAAATAATTCTTCCTAACTAAATCAGTTATATATAGCAAGCCCATATCCATCCTTACCTTTATCATATTCAACTTGTTAATCAAACTCCAATCTTTTCATAAATATCTTAAGTCACACTGAACTGAAAACACAACCTATTATAAGCTCCAAAATTATTCAACATCTCTCGAACTTCCAACACCAGTTTTCTCCTTTCATCCCAAGCACTAGTTATAGCACAATCCGTTATGTCTAATATCATCCTCAAGCCAATAAAGAGAACCATCCATTCATAATTATGTTAATCCATGTTGAATTCAATATAAAAAGAACATTGATCATAAATTTCACAATTCTAAGGTAACTTAATTCATATTGAATCATTACCAACACAATACAATTATCCTCATGCATTAAATAAACTTtataatatagttaatttttaaccTTGCATTCTTCCTTAATTTTCTAGCCACGAATCCTTAGAATTATTGTTTTCACTTATTCTTATAAGATTTCTTTTCCACAAAgtcttgatatatatattatatacaactCTTCGCTTAATATCATCTCCAATACTATTAAACTTCTAAATGTAGCCACTAAAGTCGTCTATACGGTACTCACTATGATGCTAAGTGACTTCCTTAGTATAATTGCTTCAAATAATCTTAgcacaacatcatcatcatagaATATCATATTAACAATGTAtaaactaggggtgttcaaaaatatccggttTGAAAAACCCGATCCGGAATACCGGGTATCTgatttttaaaaccgggtaaattacccggtttactaaatttggataaatcgggtattcgggtcggatacgaATCGCAAATTTTGGGaaatcgggtacccggtatgtatttaaaaaaaaaatttattttcaaaaccctaaattggcTAAATTCCTAAATCTACCTTGGGCCTTCTGAAATCCCGTCTTCATTCTTGCTGGCTGCTGCTTGCATCTTTAAATTCATCCAGACGCCAGACGGTGAGACGACAGActcccatcttcttcaatcttcacgccgtcatcttgcttcttcttcaccattcacgtTGAGACGTCGACAAGAATCCAGACCACtgccattcttcttcttcaccgtCTTTAACTGGGTAAGTTTGTTTcagttcatcaccattcttttagttcatcaccattctCCTTCTGCCATTCTTCTTAATCCGAAACAAACCTGATTTTtggtacttatttaattttttttgccattttcgattttgtcacAATGATGTAGCCATTTTCGCCATTTTTACAGAGATTTAGCCATTTtggtacttatttaatttaagttggATTTTCTTCATTAGTTAGATTTTCCATTAGTTAGATTTTCTCAAGTCTGTATGTTCTTCATTAGTTAGATTTTCccctttttatttgattttgccATTAAATCTATTTGAATATTGATATAtaaattatgcaaaaaaaagGAATTCTGTATTAGTTTGCAAGGTGATTGATGAAAGTGAACTCCTATTGCTGGTAATCTTGATTGAATTATGATATTCTGATACAAAACCGGGTATCTGGTACCCGGTTTAAACTGGATCGGAACCAGATCAGAATTTTAAGTATTCGAAAAAACGGGTACTCGATTTTCCGgatccgggtcgacccggtatccagttttgaacacccctagtatAAACCATACCATTTCGGCGATCACAATTTAACTTCGGATTCTCTAAAATAACTCTGATTGATGctttaatatatatttctaATGCTTGATAAACCAATTTGTATCTAATATAAACCTCCAAGTTTTCCCATGGCATTTCATCTGTAAATTGTGTTTAGTCTTACCAACATGCAAAAAAGAACTTCGTACATTCTTACCGATTATCACATAATTTGCCAATAACTCTAGTTTAATCTACTGGCTCTAACATTTTATTCATAAAACTTTATTTCTCGATATGAACTAGTTTAAATCTTTAACATATGGGAAGatccaataataaaaaaattcatcgTTTCTATCAGAGTTTAAACACTATTTAACACTTAGGCTTTATTTTATACTCCTACCTAGGCTTTACTAACAATAGGCTTGATGCGCCTTGTCGTCACTAAATCTTCTACTACGATACCACGTCATCAAAGTTAAACTCTCTATTACTTGCATAAATacctttttagggttttggaactttttatttttggttttgttcattttttgttatgtttttattaCTTGCATAAACATTACTTTTGCCAAAAATGAGTAGGGTTCTATTACTATAATTCCAGTGAGTTTGACTATTTGCGTTTGATAGTAATAATAACTACAATTTCGGTCGCTTCTGCCTGACAGTAGCATCATCAATAATACCCGACTTGAGCATGGTTACGATATTTTCAAGTGAAGTATTGCAGTACATATGCAACAAATTCAGAATATATAAATACATGAAATATATCATTAGGTTTATTAGGTTCATGCTTGAGGTACTTGGCAAACCGTTGAACTCTACACTTCTTAATGTTCCAGTTATACTACTTAATCTTCCTGTTATAATCTTAGTCAACACTTGATAATAATAGCTGGAATTTTATTACTATCATCTTggtaattaaattttgtttgcgTTTTGTTAATTAAAATTCCAGTTAATAAAATTCTTTCAATTAgtcaaacttttgatgaaatttaattACCAAAATGATACTAATAAATCTGCCCAAATTTTGTTATTAAATTTCAGAAACTTTGCTAATTAAATTGTGCCCAACGAAATCGGGGATAAATTGGGTCGGGACACGGGCCGTTAAATAAGGTACCCGACTAACCGGGTATCCGAAATACCAGGTACCCGCTAATAAACACCCTTAGCCTTGATGCCCAATTGCAGCAAGACTACTCAATATTTGTTTAAAAAGTCGAAACCTTATTCAATTTTGACTtgatatttgttttaattttgttttaccataattttgttttactaaAATTTTTCAGGTTTCTAATACTTCAGAGTATGAAATCGAGATCCTTGATGATAATTGTAGTATTTATCATGGGATCAAGATTATCAGCTCTGAAATACGGATTGGACAATCGTTCATCAGATGCTCTGAAATCCAGTTAAAGAGTTTTGCTACACTATTGTCTTTAGTGTTAGACGAATCGTCAATTTTGTACGTAAGTGATATAGTTGATTTAGTTGTTGACGATGGGGTGTCTTCAACCTTCTTTGTTGTTGAAGAAGTGAAGAGTGGATGCATATTTTGACTCTGAATTTTCAAAAAACATAGATATACTTAGTTGTTTGAGTGATaacaaagataaaattaatgtatggtgGAATTGTATGGAGCTCAAGTTCAGAAAAATCTATCGGTATGTGTCTAAGTTTCTCATTTCTAATGTTCGTAAATTAAGTTATATTTCCTCCCTCTTTCATTTATTCTGCACATTTCTTTAAATGGAAAATTTTCTCTATTCTACATATTTCCTTTTAAAGAATGAACCCCATTTGCAAAATGTACCTCGCTGCAAGTCACATTCTCTATtatgttttaatattaaattttgtttgtatAGTGATGTGATAGATGGATTATTGTATCTGATGTACTCAAAACATCAACAATGTGGGCATTTATTTGACTTTGAGCATACTGCATTGTACATTACTGGGAACGAGAAGGTTCAACTTCTCCCTCCAATGGAACTTGGAGATACAAAACTTGGTGATTTAACAAACTTGGTGAAACACATTAGAGCTATTCTTGCTCTTCCTTGTGCTGGACGAGGTGTTACCTTGAATTGTCTTCCTAAAAACCTATCACATCTACTCACAATTATTCACCctaataaattgtatatatatttttcctaAACTCATTTAAGTTTCTATATAAATCAATTGCTTATTATTTTCTTGACTTCTCCACAGGAACTACGTTCCCTATTGGTTCTTGGTTAATCATTTTCTGTTTTGGACACCATTGGAAATGATTCGTTTTGTTACCAATTTGTGGGTATTCACGAAGAAAAACGGTTTATAGGGGTACTTTTGGACTTTAGATGAATTAATGATAAGAGATAATATTAGTTATAATTGGGGCGTTGATATTTCGGAAAAAGTGTTGTTTCAAATTTGGAGCGACGTAGATCCTAATCGTCATCAAGTGTCAACCGAAACAAGCGATGACCCTGAGTTGACGCATAAAGGTTAGTTAAAAGTGGCTCCATACAGCAAGCCATTCGATATATTGAGATATATGAATAGTGCGTATTCTCATTATAACGATcataaatttgatatttatcgAGCAAAGGTATGGATGTTAACTAATTTTCTTTTGTCATACAAATTTCTTAATATTCAATTTTGTGCGTGTTcaaaaaatatgtttaaattttaaacatatattcaaaaaaaattttaacacgCACAAAATTGAATATTAAGAAATTTATATGACAAATGAAAATTAGTTAACATTCATACCTTTGCTCGATAAATATCAAATTAGTGATCGTTATAATGAGAATACGCACTATTCATATATCTCAATATATCGGATGGCTTGCTGTACGGAGCCACTTTTAACCAACCTTTATGCGTCAACTCAGGGTCATCACTTGTTTCGGTTGACACTTGATGACGATTAGGATCTCCGTCACTTCAAATTTGAAACAACACTTTTTCCGAAATATCAACGCCCCAATTATAACTAATATTATCTCTTATCATTAATTCATCTAAAGTCCAAAAGTACCCCCTTAAACCGTTTTTCTTCGTGAACCAATAGGGAACGTAGTTCCTGTGGAGAAGTCAAGAAAATAATAAGCAATTGATTTATATAGAAACTTGAATGAgtttaggaaaaaaatatacaatttcTTAGGGTGAATAATTGTGAGTAGATATGATAGGTCTTTAGGAAGACAATTCAAGATAACACCCCGTTCAACGTAAGGAAGAGCAAGAATAGCTCTAATGTGTTCCACCAAGTTTGTTAAATCACCAACTTTTGTATCTCCATGTTCCATTGAAGGGAGAAGTCGAACCTTCTCATTCCAAGTAATGTACAATGCGGTATGCTCAAAGTCAAATAAATGCCCACATTGTTGATGTTTTGAGTACATCAGATACAATAATCCATCTACCACATCACTatacaaacaaaatttaatattaaaacataATAGAGAATGTGACTTGCAGCGAGGTATATTTTGCAAATGGGGTTCATTCTTTAAAAGGAAATATGTAGaatagagaaaaatattatttaaagaaATGTTCAGAATAAATGAAAGAGGGAGGAAATGTAACTTAATTTACGAACATTAGAAATGAGAAACTAAGACACAAACCGATAGATTTTTCTGAACTTGAGCTCCATACAATTCCACCATGCATTGATTTTATCTTTGTTATCACTCAAACAACTAAGTAAATCTATGTTTTTTGAAAGTTCAGAGTCAAAATATGCATCCACTCTTTTCACTTCTTCAACAACAAAGAAGGTTGAAGACACCCCATCGTCAACAACTATATCAACTAAGTATATCTATGTTTCTAAGCACAATAGCACTAAGGATGGCTGGTTGATTATTGCAGGAAAGGTTAGattctttttttcttgaattttctttattttagtaTTGGGTATTACAcacagatttttttttcttatatgatTTTCTCTATTAGGTAGTTTTCAGATTTTTTTGAAatagaatttaaatttgatgTGTGCTATGAAATTGTTAATTAGTTATAAGTAGAATGCTAATTAGTTTTCTCTATTAGGTAGTTTGTTTCATTAAAGAGTGTATTTTGATGAGTTACACTTGAAACTTATGGTTGTTGATGCTCTGATTAGGATGTTGAGGGAAATGGTCATTTGTTCTCATGAATCAAATGGAGAGATACGAGTCTGGAGTATTGGCCATGGTAGTTGTGCTAAGGTTTTTGAGGTATTCAGTTACAAATACTCATACTTGTGCATTCATTTagatatttcattttttttatttatgcatTTGTTTTACCTTTTAAGGGTGGCAGTGTTCAGGTCAGATTTCAGCCTCGACATGGGAAGTATCTTGCTGCCGTGTCGGAGCCGGTGGTTAACATAATTGATTTTGATACTTGGGAATATGTTGAGCAATTACAAGGTTTTATCATTCTCGTCTTCCACCCGTTTGGTTGCATTGGTTCAGCATTTGTAGCaaaaaatttcttcattttgttatttttgttccTTGAAAGTTTCCATTCCCTCCATCCCTCTAAAACTTGCATGATTGCTTTGAGAAAAAATAAGAATTGTTCTCAAATATGAATTTAAAGTCTGGGTCATGTTTCAAATCTGATTGCATGATTTTGTTGTATGTCAGGGTCATTTGTCAAAATTACATTCCGTCTTGTGTGTGTCAGTGAGGATATgataagagtttggagtgtcgTATCTGGCAGTGACTAACAATGTATTCACGAGCTGCACTATACTGGCAATAAATTCATAGCTATGGGAAGTGTATTTATGGGAAGAAATCAAATAGGAATTGTGAAAATATTGTTCCAAGGGTCAAGATGGTCGTATTAGTGGTTTCGAAAATGGCGCTTTCTTCCAAGGATCTGGTTTGACCAAATAAGTTCTTGCTCAGGTTTGATTCCTTTTTTATGCTTCAAatattatcaatttttaaactttaagtgtttttgattaGTGCATGATTCCTCTTCTAGGGCATTTTCTAAGAAGTGTTTAATTATAGTTAATTTGTTGATGTTGTGATTTATGGTTGTTCTGGTGATATTTTAATGAGCTTGACAATGTTTTTAGTCGTTTTTAGAATTAAAGTATAATTTATGGCCAAGTTTTTGATGAAATGTTTCACCTGATTTTGTGCACTtgatataaaatttcaatttttgtaAAGTAGAAATCTTGTTGGGTTGGTGGTGCTTATGAATTGTAGGTGAGCAATTTTTTCATCTATATATGTTTAGGGCTGAACAAAGTTTGGCCTAAATCGTAAATCAAACCGCACCAAACCTTAATTTTAGTACTTCATGTGGTCTATAATCTAAACGGTCTCAAGCCAGTAGATACCATAGTCTTAATAATTGTATTTGCATTGGTTGATAATTGTTCTCgggtaatttattttttcctttttctcttatTTCAAGCGACTTGCTTGATTTTGGTACTTTTAGAGGAGAGTCATGAGTTAAGTACGTTAGTTTGGTGTATTTGATCATATTTTGGTGTTTATTATAGTAtgtaagtaattgtattgatacaCGAGTTCTTTATTTTTCACTTTATTATTGGTTATTCCTTTCTAGATTAAAAGGACGTAATTTTTTGGGGAATGAAGCATTTAGgtttacaaaattaattttattttctttattttttatgattttcttgatcattcttataTTTTCTGGGGCAAATTTGGAAACAATAGAGTCCTGCAGCAACAAGAAAGCAATAGCAACAGACCAACTCCCAAGCAGAATTAATTTAACCTCAGGTTTGTTTTTGAAGTTCTTTTAGCCTCCAATTTTGTTTTCTACTATTAATGCTTTTTCTAGAATTGTTCAAAGTTACTATTTTTATCTGGTTGATTGTGGATTTGATTTGGGTTCTTGCTAAATTTTGACGGGGAACATCAATTTTTGTTCAATATTTGGTGTAAAGTTGTTTTCTTTCTCTAGGCTTTTGCATACTTTTCCTGAAACCTTTGGATTTTTGCTTCAGTTTATTGGAGTTTGTTGGTCATTTTGTTGAGGAAAATCGTCGGGCAAATGAATCTATCACCTTTCTTTATTGGTATGCTCTCTTTCTCAACTTTGTAATGATTTTGTTAGTTTAATTTTTGGTACTAATTTCaagttttgatttcttttttttcttttttttgatattttgtaAGTTTAACCTAAAGTCAGTTGCAAGTGAAATACTTTAACTTTATTCGGTATTCCATTATCTTTTTTGGTTCTTGCAGAAGAAAGAAGCACCAACTGCCATGCAACCACCAATTAATGAGAGGTAATAGAATAATAGGCCGTGCTTGACATATATAATTACAGGTTGTAACTGTTTGGTTTCATATTTGCTTACTTTGATATAGGACTATGAGCTTGTTGATTTGTTCACCTTCCCACCTGCCAACACAGCACACATTCCTCACATCACCTTTAAACATTGAATTGAGCTTTAATTGGATTTTTTTGCATTCTTTGAAAATGTATGATTTATAATAGATTGCATTCTTCTTGAGTTCTTGTTGTCAGTTGCTAATGTGGTAATGATTGTGTCTTCAATAATTTAATTCACTTAACACATTCCTCACATCTAATAATTCACTTAGTTGTCAGTTGAATTTCAAAGCTTTTCAACGGAAGCTTCGGAGTTACGTTCAAGTTCTCTAATCATCAATTTCATAAGCAAGGTACTCGGTTTTTTACCTTTACAATCTTTGAATTGATTACCCTTTTGTTCAACTGTGAATTGCATTTTTTGATTGTTCATTTGTTTTGTTGAACCCCAAACTTCTCTAGGTGGGAGTCACTTGGCATTTTAGTAATGACATGTCGAACAAGCTTTGCGGTACATTATAGCAGCAACTCTTGCTAAATTCGACCTGGATAAGAAGCATAATTTGCAAAAACGACAACTGCAAGCTCGTGGATTACCTCTTACAACAGAATAGCTCCGCTTGTTTAATGATCGAGTCTATGGTGCGGATCCAGGAATACAATCTGGCTACAAGCGTTATGCTATTAGTGGGACTTtggattatatatattgtttgatGTTCATGGTTAAACATTGTTGTACTTGAAGAATTTCGAATAGTTGGcatcataaatattatttttccttgtttaaatgttgatttttgattttttttttttgaacaatCAAGTGCAATAATTGGACCTTCTTAAAGATCCTGAAGATGGAGAAGGTGACATATTGTTGACAACATGGTAATATTGTCGATCATAGGGATGTTAGGCCAATGCAAGTCACAACTGAAATTTCAAAAGCACAACAGCTTTTAAACAGTGTTTTTTAGGatacttttgttttatattttccaATTTATAATGCTATTGTATACCAAATTTGCTGATGTAGTTGGATCAACAACTTCGTATATGGTTAAGGTTAGTTACACCACTTTAAACTAAAACTTTAACTTTAATAGTGGGTTGTAGCTCTTTTAAAAAGCATAACGTAGTTGTCCTTTTGAACATATTTTTGCCAATTACATATGAACGATATGTGCACGACCAATCCTACTTCTATAATCTATTTTGGGTCCTTAGGGAAGCAACATTAATGCTTATTTTGTTTAATATCTGCTACACAGAACTTCATTATCAATATTTATGATGTGTTATGTATTAGAATATTTTAGGTACTAAGGGAAgcaacattgatgcttgttttgCTTAATATATGTTAAATAGAACTATAGTATGAATATTTATGTATTATGTATTTGAATATCTACCGATCAATTATGCATATTGCCTTTAAACTTTGTTTTCGCACCTTTGATTTCCTGCCTTTACATTGCCGTATAAAAGAACAATATCGTTGGGTTCTTGAAATCAATGCTACTGTTCTCGGCTTTGATTAGTTATGAATCATCTATGCTTACGGACACTTCAACTTATGTTGCTTAAGGAGATAGGACTTCAActtttgttttatgttttcCAATTTATAATGCTATTGTATATCAAATTTGCTGATGTAGATGCGTTTTTAGTTGGATCAACAACTTCGTATATAGTTAAGGTTAGTTACACCactttaaactaaaattttaactttaatagTAGGTTGTAGCTCTTTTAAAAAGCATAACGTAGTTGTCCTTTTGAACATATCTTTGCCAATTACATATGAACAATATGTGCACAACCAATCCTACTTCTATAATCTATTTTGGGTCCTTAGGGAAGCAAAATTAATGcttattttgtttaatatatGTTAAACAGAACTGCACTATCAATATTTATGATGTGTTATGTATTTGAATATTTTAGGTACTTAGGGAAACAACATTAATGCTTCTTTTGCttaatatatgctaaatagaACTGTAGTATGAATATTTATGTATTATGTATTTGAATATCTACCGATCAATTATGCATATTGCCTTTAAACTTTGTTTTCGCACCTTTGATTTCCTGCCTCTACATTGCCGTATAAAAGAACAATATCGTTGGGTTCTTGAAATCAATGCTACTGTTCTCGGCTTTGATTAGTTATGAATCATCTATGCTTACGGACACTTCAACTTATGTTGCTTAAGGAGATAGGACTTCAActtttgttttatgttttcCAATTTATAATGCTATTGTATATCAAATTTGCTGATGTAGATGCGTTTTTAGTTGGATCAACAACTTCGTATATAGTTAAGGTTAGTTACACCactttaaactaaaattttaactttaatagTAGGTTGTAGCTCTTTTAAAAAGCATAACGTAGTTGTCCTTTTGAACATATCTTTGCCAATTACATATGAACAATATGTGCACAACCAATCCTACTTCTATAATCTATTTTGGGTCCTTAGGGAAGCAAAATTAATGcttattttgtttaatatatGTTAAACAGAACTGCACTATCAATATTTATGATGTGTTATGTATTTGAATATTTTAGGTACTTAGGGAAACAACATTAATGCTTCTTTTGCttaatatatgctaaatagaACTGTAGTATGAATATTTATGTATTATGTATTTGAATATCTACCGATCAGTTATGCATATATTGCCTTTGAACTTTGCTTTTGCACCTTTGATTTCCTACTTCTACGTTGCTGAATAAAAGAACAATATTGTTGGGTACTTGAAACCAGTGTTGCTGTTCTCGGCTTTGATTAGTTATGAATCATCTATGAATACAGTCACTTCAACTTATGTTGCTTAAGGAGTTAGGACTTCATCatcattaatataattttagtaTTTTCGGTGTAATCATTCTTAAACTATAAATAATCCATCTTTAAACTTTAGATTAATTATTGGGGTAGCGCGTGCGTAGCACGCATTGCAACAACTagtatcaaaaaatatatacaaatatattaaTGGTCATGaaattttatgctttataattaGACACCCATTTTGCTGTTGTTTAACatgcataaaaaaataattttttaaaattctatataAATTAGAATTTAGGAAGAGGTGagaaaacttttttgttttttcagtgATGAGATAACTTTTCTACGTAAAAGAATTTCACACAAAAATATGATGTAGATGAGAAAGAAAGTGTAGAGAAAGATTGGTGAGAAATTTTTTTCCCTCAACAATAAGAGTGCTCTTAGTCTCTTACAAACACAAAACATTATTACTTTTTATggctaattttttatttcatttaataattttcttttttcatagtaaacacaatataaacaacttataagctaaaagtttaaaattaagaCCTTAAAAATAAGACATAGTTAatgttaaaaaccctaaaatgaaaacaaaaaactatagGTGAGTTAAGTGGCTGGTCGAAATCAGGTCGTGAATGTGATTTTAATTCAGTTAACTAAATATGTTACGTTTGGATCAAGGAATTTTTGACCCATTCGAACCTGACACAACCTGATTTGTTTCACAGACATACTCATAAGATGCCCAAATTTAggttataaaaattaattttaatgttaatttgCATAAAAGGTGTTATGTCATTATGATGATAACAAAGTTTTTATCTTTAAGTATGTGTTTTTATCACCTTTTCAAATGAAAATAGATAATAAATTTTACggataaattaaaatgacaagAGTAGGAAAAATATGATTATAAAtacaataaattattattatttattaaattacatTAAACTTTCATAATTATTCATACCATTAATTATTCAAtcccaataattttttttaaagttaatcaATGCCAGTAACTTAAGTACAATTTCATTCATTTTCATGATAATGTTCTCCTTCTTCGTCCCATCACAAATTGTtgaaagagacggtctctccgaGAAACGCATTAGTTgtatgggctaaatagcccaattgaTACAAatttatgagaaaaaaaatgCTGAAAATGTGGCGCTTGGATTTGATCTCACGACCTCCCGGTTAAATATGTATTTGAGATAAAGTAAATGGCAAAATTGTTACACGAAGcaacaaaaaattataccaaagtaaACCGCCATCT
This genomic interval carries:
- the LOC130819194 gene encoding uncharacterized protein LOC130819194 isoform X2; the protein is MVKEGSSGIPKSSENPEVDIKKDEACTSVVQGSQTGRKLKVSNTSEYEIEILDDNCSIYHGIKIISSEIRIGQSFIRCSEIQLKSFATLLSLVLDESSILYVSDIVDLVVDDGVSSTFFVVEEVKSGCIF
- the LOC130819194 gene encoding uncharacterized protein LOC130819194 isoform X1 — translated: MVKEGSSGIPKSSENPEVDIKKDEACTSVVQGSQTGRKLKTPDGETTDSHLLQSSRRHLASSSPFTLRRRQESRPLPFFFFTVFNWVSNTSEYEIEILDDNCSIYHGIKIISSEIRIGQSFIRCSEIQLKSFATLLSLVLDESSILYVSDIVDLVVDDGVSSTFFVVEEVKSGCIF